From Candidatus Rokuibacteriota bacterium, one genomic window encodes:
- a CDS encoding MtaA/CmuA family methyltransferase, translating to MEKTGVYFPQAHLDATAMAELAAAGHELLGFDAVMPQFSVQQEAAALGCEMDWGSPTMMPDARTHPARDLPEPAVPQDLDALLESAPMRVVLDAISLLRREYGDRVAILGKVMGPWTISYHLAGTQDFLLWTITEPERVKRFLDRLKHVTVAFANAQLKAGADAITLSDHATGDLVSPGTYQRFLQPVHQEMLSRIGGPTILHVCGNCADRLTLFADAGFDAYHFEWQVDSKMAVETVGDRMSLVGNISTPEALFRGTPQDVYRQARYAVEAGVRVLAPECAVALQTPLANLRAIAEAAREGY from the coding sequence CTGGAGAAGACGGGCGTCTACTTCCCGCAGGCGCACCTGGATGCGACCGCCATGGCGGAGCTGGCCGCCGCCGGCCATGAGCTGCTCGGCTTCGACGCCGTCATGCCGCAGTTCAGCGTGCAGCAGGAGGCCGCGGCGCTGGGCTGCGAGATGGACTGGGGCTCGCCCACCATGATGCCCGATGCCAGGACCCATCCGGCCCGCGACCTGCCGGAGCCCGCCGTGCCGCAGGACCTGGACGCGCTGCTGGAGAGCGCCCCCATGCGCGTGGTGCTGGACGCCATCTCGCTCCTGCGCAGGGAGTACGGGGACCGGGTGGCCATCCTCGGCAAGGTGATGGGCCCGTGGACCATCTCGTACCACCTGGCCGGGACGCAGGACTTCCTGCTGTGGACCATCACCGAGCCGGAGCGCGTCAAGCGCTTCCTGGACAGGCTGAAGCACGTGACGGTCGCCTTCGCCAACGCGCAGCTCAAGGCGGGCGCCGACGCCATCACCCTGTCCGACCACGCGACCGGCGACCTGGTGAGCCCGGGCACCTACCAGCGCTTCCTCCAGCCCGTCCACCAGGAGATGCTCTCGCGCATCGGCGGGCCGACGATCCTGCACGTGTGCGGCAACTGCGCCGACCGGCTCACCCTCTTCGCCGACGCCGGCTTCGACGCCTACCACTTCGAGTGGCAGGTGGACTCGAAGATGGCGGTCGAGACGGTGGGGGATCGGATGTCGCTGGTGGGGAACATCTCGACCCCGGAGGCGCTGTTCCGCGGCACGCCGCAGGACGTGTACAGGCAGGCGCGCTACGCGGTGGAGGCCGGAGTGCGCGTGCTGGCGCCCGAGTGCGCCGTGGCCCTCCAGACGCCGCTGGCCAATCTGCGCGCCATCGCGGAGGCGGCACGGGAAGGCTACTAG
- a CDS encoding corrinoid protein has protein sequence MDGIDGAEVERLVNAYMAEGVPAPVILNDGFIAAMGIVGKEFRAREIFVPEVLLAARNMHRGISLLKPHLSAGGEEHVATVVLGTVKGDVHDIGKNIVSIMLTGASFRVGDLGVDVPVDRFVAAVRAEKPELVGLSALLTTTMMGMKDVVAAVHDTFGASGPKVMVGGAPVTLQYRNEIGADGYAGDAVGAVDLARRLVAARDGA, from the coding sequence ATGGACGGCATCGACGGCGCCGAGGTCGAGCGGCTGGTCAACGCCTACATGGCCGAGGGCGTCCCGGCTCCAGTCATTCTCAACGACGGCTTCATCGCCGCCATGGGCATCGTGGGCAAGGAGTTCAGGGCGCGCGAGATCTTCGTGCCGGAGGTGCTCCTGGCCGCCCGCAACATGCACAGGGGCATCAGCCTCCTCAAGCCGCACCTGTCCGCCGGCGGGGAGGAGCATGTCGCCACCGTCGTGCTGGGCACCGTCAAGGGCGACGTCCACGATATCGGCAAGAACATCGTCTCCATCATGCTGACCGGCGCCTCGTTCCGTGTCGGCGATCTCGGGGTGGACGTGCCCGTGGACAGGTTCGTGGCGGCCGTCCGTGCGGAGAAGCCGGAGCTGGTGGGCCTCTCGGCGCTTCTGACGACCACGATGATGGGCATGAAGGACGTGGTGGCCGCCGTGCACGACACCTTCGGGGCCTCCGGCCCGAAGGTGATGGTGGGCGGCGCGCCCGTCACCCTGCAATACAGGAATGAGATAGGCGCCGACGGCTATGCCGGGGACGCGGTGGGCGCGGTAGACCTGGCGCGGCGGCTGGTGGCCGCCCGCGACGGGGCGTAG
- a CDS encoding MFS transporter, with product MLPLLRVLVDVKPGEAAALAWSWLYFFSILSAYYVLRPIRDEIGAAGGVENLPWLFTGTLIGMLVANPPFSALVVRLAPVRFIAWTYRFFMANLVLFLILLGTTTGPANVWAGRAFYVWAAIFNLFIVSVFWGFLADVFSSDQSRRLFGFIAAGGTLGGIAGSSLTSVLVEPLGSARLLAVSAVLLEVAVFSVRRLARISQGLRERRPGSRDQDAVVGGGVLSGLTHAIQSPYLLQLTLYMLLFTILSTFLYFQQADIARRSFTNRAARTAFFANVDMTVNVLTLLIQLLLTGRIIKRLGVAITLTLLPLLSVAGFAVVGVAPTVWAVVTFQVLRRAGNFAVARPTRETCFTVIPREDKYKAKSFIDTFVYRAGDQIGAWSYAGLGVIGLGLAGISLAAVPIAIVWLVNGLWLGRRNEALAREAARAASARQPG from the coding sequence ATGCTGCCGCTGCTGCGCGTCCTCGTCGATGTGAAGCCGGGCGAGGCGGCTGCCCTCGCATGGTCCTGGCTCTATTTCTTCTCGATCCTGTCCGCGTACTACGTCCTCCGGCCGATTCGTGACGAGATCGGCGCGGCGGGTGGCGTCGAGAATCTCCCGTGGCTGTTCACGGGGACGCTGATCGGGATGCTCGTCGCGAACCCGCCCTTCTCGGCACTCGTGGTGCGCCTGGCGCCGGTCCGCTTCATCGCGTGGACGTACCGGTTCTTCATGGCCAACCTGGTCCTCTTCCTCATCCTCCTGGGGACGACAACCGGCCCCGCCAATGTGTGGGCTGGCCGGGCATTCTATGTCTGGGCGGCGATCTTCAACCTCTTCATCGTCTCGGTCTTCTGGGGGTTCCTCGCCGACGTCTTCAGCAGCGACCAGAGCCGGCGGCTGTTCGGCTTCATCGCCGCCGGAGGGACCCTCGGCGGCATCGCCGGCTCCTCGCTCACCTCCGTGCTGGTGGAGCCGCTGGGCAGTGCCCGGCTGCTGGCCGTCTCGGCCGTGCTGCTCGAGGTGGCGGTGTTCAGCGTCCGTCGGCTCGCGAGGATCTCGCAGGGCCTGCGCGAGCGGCGGCCCGGCTCGCGCGATCAGGACGCGGTGGTAGGCGGCGGAGTGCTCTCCGGGCTCACCCACGCCATACAGTCGCCGTACCTGCTGCAGCTGACGCTCTACATGTTGCTCTTCACGATTCTGTCGACGTTTCTGTATTTCCAGCAGGCCGACATCGCCAGACGGAGCTTCACGAACCGCGCCGCGCGCACGGCCTTCTTCGCCAATGTCGACATGACGGTCAACGTCTTGACGCTGCTCATTCAGCTCCTGTTGACGGGACGGATCATCAAGAGACTCGGTGTCGCGATCACGCTCACCCTGCTGCCGCTGTTGAGCGTCGCGGGCTTCGCCGTCGTCGGTGTCGCGCCGACCGTGTGGGCAGTCGTCACGTTCCAGGTCTTGCGGCGGGCCGGCAACTTCGCCGTGGCTCGGCCCACGCGCGAGACGTGCTTCACGGTTATCCCGCGCGAGGACAAGTACAAGGCCAAGAGCTTCATCGATACGTTCGTGTACCGCGCCGGCGATCAGATCGGCGCCTGGTCGTACGCCGGCCTGGGGGTCATCGGGCTGGGGCTGGCGGGCATCAGCCTGGCCGCCGTGCCGATCGCGATCGTCTGGCTGGTCAATGGGCTGTGGCTCGGCCGTCGCAACGAGGCGCTCGCGCGGGAGGCGGCGCGTGCAGCGTCCGCCCGGCAGCCGGGCTGA
- a CDS encoding efflux RND transporter permease subunit has protein sequence MQWLAALSVRRPVLASVLVLSLVVVGAFAYVRLGVDLFPRVEFPTVAITTRQAGAAPEDVETEITDRIERAVNTIAGIDELRSISTEGVSQVFIQFQMEKSVDVAAQEVRDKISQILPDLPKDIDPPVVGKVDTDAAPVLYISLSAARPIRDITELADKTVRRELESLPGVGQATIVGGRQRQVNLWLDPARLRAYNLAAAEVTRAIAGQNIQLPGGSVSQGARALTVRMKGRVNRVPEFDGLVVASRGATHIRLRDVGQAEDGTEEVQTAASLDGKPTVILAVRRQSGTNTVAVVRGIKERLQGLGPRLPAGYELRVVRDYSEYIEDAVKKVQEHLALGAVLASLVVLVFLRNWRSTLIAAIAIPASIVSTFALMWAMDFTLNIITLLALTLSVGIVIDDAIVVLENVVRVMEEKGLPPLQAALEGTREIGLAVLATTLSLVAVFLPLAFMGGIVGRFMNSFGLTMGFAIMVSLLVAFTLTPMMASRWLAPSASGGHRSRDARAFAWLERGYEHLLRGAMAHRWVIVLASALALASVVPLFVVVGKDFLPKNDQSEFMVSVRTPEGTTVEQTELIAGRIAREVKRLPGVAYTIVLVGADERRTANLASVVVKLTPIGTRREGQFETMDRVRTTVLPRFAADRLRTSVSEVSAISGGGMINKEVAFYITGPDLKKLAAYSERLTAALERTPGVVDLDSTLVLGKPELSLRLDRPKAAELGVQVADVADTLRIMVGGRQISTYNEGGEQYEVHARALARWRTDVEGLSQIGVPSGRLGVVSLEHLARFEESQGPSQVDRLGRRRQVTVTANMRSGHSQQEALDALRREVRALQLPPGYVADTTGTSREMGNAAFYFLLAFALSLIFMYLVLAAQFESWLHPVTILLALPLTLPFALGSIIVFGQSLNIYTALGLLVLFGVVKKNAILQIDHTIALRAAGLPRLEAIIQANRDRLRPILMTTLAFVAGMLPLLVSSGVGAGDNRAIGSVIAGGQMLSLLLTLLAVPVFYSLFDDAAERLLRRGWRARRLRPPTAAPVPETSA, from the coding sequence ATGCAGTGGCTCGCTGCTCTCTCCGTCCGGCGCCCCGTCCTCGCCTCGGTGCTCGTGCTCTCGCTCGTGGTCGTGGGGGCCTTCGCCTACGTGCGCCTGGGCGTGGATCTCTTCCCGCGGGTCGAGTTCCCCACCGTCGCCATCACGACCCGGCAGGCTGGCGCCGCGCCGGAGGACGTCGAGACCGAGATCACCGACCGCATCGAGCGTGCGGTGAACACCATCGCCGGGATCGACGAGCTGCGCTCCATCTCGACCGAGGGGGTCTCCCAGGTCTTCATCCAGTTCCAGATGGAGAAGAGCGTGGACGTGGCGGCTCAGGAGGTGCGCGACAAGATCAGTCAGATCCTCCCGGACCTGCCGAAGGACATCGACCCGCCGGTCGTCGGGAAGGTCGACACCGATGCCGCGCCGGTCCTGTACATCTCTCTGTCGGCGGCCCGCCCGATCCGCGACATCACCGAGCTCGCCGACAAGACGGTGCGCCGGGAGCTCGAGTCACTGCCGGGTGTCGGCCAGGCGACCATCGTCGGTGGGCGCCAGCGTCAGGTCAACCTCTGGCTCGACCCCGCCAGGCTCCGCGCCTACAACCTCGCCGCGGCCGAGGTGACCCGCGCCATCGCCGGACAGAACATCCAGCTTCCCGGAGGGAGCGTGAGCCAGGGCGCGCGCGCGCTGACCGTGCGGATGAAGGGGCGGGTCAACCGCGTTCCCGAGTTCGACGGCCTCGTCGTCGCCTCGCGCGGCGCCACGCACATCCGGCTCCGGGACGTCGGCCAGGCCGAGGACGGGACCGAGGAGGTCCAGACCGCCGCCAGCCTCGACGGCAAGCCCACGGTGATCCTGGCGGTCCGGCGGCAATCGGGGACCAACACCGTGGCGGTGGTCCGTGGGATCAAGGAGCGCCTCCAGGGGCTCGGCCCACGATTGCCCGCGGGCTATGAGCTCCGCGTCGTCCGCGACTACTCCGAGTACATCGAGGACGCGGTCAAGAAGGTGCAGGAGCACCTGGCGCTGGGCGCCGTCCTCGCCTCCCTGGTCGTCCTGGTCTTCCTGCGGAACTGGCGCTCGACGCTCATCGCGGCCATCGCGATCCCGGCGTCCATCGTCAGCACCTTCGCGCTCATGTGGGCCATGGACTTCACGCTCAACATCATCACGCTCCTGGCGCTGACGCTCTCGGTCGGCATCGTGATCGACGACGCGATCGTGGTGCTGGAGAACGTCGTCCGCGTCATGGAGGAGAAGGGACTGCCGCCGCTCCAGGCGGCGCTGGAGGGCACCCGCGAGATCGGCCTCGCGGTCCTCGCGACGACCCTCTCGCTCGTCGCCGTCTTCCTCCCCTTGGCGTTCATGGGGGGCATCGTCGGCCGGTTCATGAACTCCTTCGGTCTCACGATGGGCTTCGCGATCATGGTCTCGCTGCTCGTGGCCTTCACGCTCACGCCCATGATGGCGAGCCGCTGGCTCGCGCCGTCCGCGTCTGGCGGCCACAGGTCCCGGGACGCGCGGGCCTTCGCCTGGCTCGAGCGCGGCTACGAGCACCTCCTCCGTGGGGCCATGGCCCATCGCTGGGTCATCGTGCTGGCCAGCGCTCTCGCGCTCGCCTCGGTGGTCCCCCTCTTCGTCGTCGTCGGCAAGGACTTCCTCCCGAAGAACGACCAGTCGGAGTTCATGGTCTCCGTGCGCACGCCCGAGGGCACGACGGTCGAGCAGACGGAGCTCATCGCGGGCCGCATCGCCCGAGAGGTCAAGCGGCTGCCCGGAGTCGCGTACACGATCGTCCTCGTCGGCGCGGACGAGCGACGCACGGCCAACCTGGCCAGCGTCGTCGTCAAGCTCACGCCCATCGGCACGCGCCGAGAGGGCCAGTTCGAGACCATGGACCGCGTCCGGACGACCGTGCTCCCCCGCTTCGCCGCCGACCGCCTCCGCACGAGCGTCTCGGAGGTCTCGGCCATCTCGGGGGGCGGCATGATCAACAAGGAGGTGGCCTTCTACATCACCGGCCCCGATCTCAAGAAGCTGGCGGCGTACTCGGAGCGGCTCACCGCAGCCCTCGAGCGGACTCCGGGCGTCGTGGACCTCGACAGCACACTCGTCCTGGGCAAGCCCGAGCTGTCGCTTCGTCTCGACCGGCCCAAGGCGGCCGAGCTGGGCGTCCAGGTGGCCGATGTCGCCGACACGCTCCGCATCATGGTGGGCGGCCGTCAGATCTCCACCTACAACGAGGGTGGAGAGCAGTACGAGGTGCACGCCCGCGCCCTGGCCCGCTGGCGCACCGATGTCGAGGGGCTGAGCCAGATCGGCGTGCCGTCCGGCCGGCTCGGGGTCGTGAGCCTGGAGCACCTCGCCCGGTTCGAGGAGTCCCAGGGGCCCTCGCAGGTCGACCGTCTGGGTCGGCGCCGTCAGGTCACCGTCACGGCCAACATGCGATCGGGCCACTCGCAGCAAGAGGCCCTCGACGCTCTGCGGCGGGAGGTCCGGGCCCTCCAGCTCCCTCCCGGGTACGTGGCGGACACGACCGGCACGTCACGGGAGATGGGGAACGCCGCCTTCTACTTCCTCCTCGCCTTCGCCCTCTCGCTCATCTTCATGTATCTGGTGCTGGCCGCCCAGTTCGAGTCGTGGCTCCACCCGGTCACGATCCTCCTCGCCCTGCCCCTCACGCTGCCCTTCGCGCTCGGCTCCATCATCGTGTTCGGGCAGTCGCTCAACATCTACACCGCGCTCGGGCTCCTCGTGCTCTTCGGCGTCGTGAAGAAGAACGCCATTCTCCAGATCGACCACACGATCGCCCTCCGGGCCGCTGGCCTGCCCCGCCTCGAGGCCATCATCCAGGCCAACCGCGACCGGCTCCGGCCGATCCTCATGACGACGCTGGCCTTCGTGGCGGGCATGCTCCCGCTGCTGGTCTCCAGCGGTGTGGGCGCCGGTGACAACCGCGCCATCGGGTCGGTGATCGCCGGCGGGCAGATGCTGTCCCTGCTCCTGACCCTGCTCGCCGTCCCGGTCTTCTACTCGCTCTTCGACGATGCGGCGGAGCGGCTTCTCCGGCGGGGATGGCGCGCCCGGCGCCTGCGGCCGCCGACCGCGGCCCCGGTGCCGGAGACCTCCGCCTGA
- a CDS encoding efflux RND transporter periplasmic adaptor subunit: MTASLRTPMRTVLSGLLLAQIAAGCTDSDARNPAAPVKEPPAVVVSTVAAQERALPRALDVTGTLVADAQTDVSAEVGGRVVEAPVERGAVVRVGSVLASLDPGDAAIQLREAEATEAQTRERLGLRGGEDFDPARTPEARQARVALERAEAEHARYLRLVEQGLVSRSDYDTRRAEHLATREQHDLVLNQTRQLYQGFLAQRARVALARKALADTVIRAPLEGVVAERHVSVGQLVQRGSRIATLVRVDPLRIELTVPEAAVAVIRKGQRVSFSVQTYPDRTFTGTVAYVGPALRTEARALVVEAIVPNADARLQPGLFATARLELPAAERTVFVPSSAVYTQAGVSSLFVVRDARAELRFVQLGREVGEQVEVLRGLKAGEIVVARQAPGLADGVAVAVARGGR; this comes from the coding sequence ATGACCGCCAGCCTCCGGACCCCCATGCGGACCGTCCTCAGCGGCCTCCTCCTCGCTCAGATCGCCGCCGGCTGCACCGACTCGGATGCCAGAAACCCAGCGGCCCCGGTCAAGGAACCGCCGGCGGTGGTCGTGAGCACCGTCGCCGCGCAGGAGCGCGCCCTGCCGCGGGCGCTGGACGTCACCGGAACCCTCGTGGCCGACGCCCAGACGGACGTCTCGGCGGAGGTGGGCGGCCGGGTGGTCGAGGCTCCGGTCGAGCGTGGCGCGGTCGTGCGGGTGGGCTCGGTGCTGGCGAGCCTCGACCCGGGCGACGCCGCCATCCAGCTCCGCGAGGCGGAGGCCACGGAGGCCCAGACCCGCGAGCGCCTCGGCCTGCGCGGCGGCGAGGACTTCGATCCGGCGCGGACCCCCGAGGCGCGCCAGGCGCGCGTGGCCCTGGAGCGCGCCGAGGCCGAGCACGCGCGGTACCTGCGGCTCGTCGAGCAGGGCCTGGTGTCACGCTCGGACTACGACACCCGGCGCGCCGAGCACCTAGCCACCCGCGAGCAGCACGACCTCGTGCTGAACCAGACGCGCCAGCTCTACCAGGGGTTCCTGGCGCAGCGGGCGCGGGTCGCGCTGGCGCGCAAGGCGCTCGCCGACACCGTGATCCGCGCCCCACTCGAGGGCGTGGTCGCCGAGCGCCACGTCAGCGTGGGGCAGCTCGTCCAGCGGGGCAGCCGCATCGCCACCCTGGTGCGCGTCGATCCGCTGCGGATCGAGCTGACGGTGCCCGAGGCCGCCGTGGCCGTGATCCGCAAGGGACAGCGGGTGTCCTTCTCGGTGCAGACCTACCCCGACCGCACCTTCACGGGCACGGTCGCTTACGTGGGGCCCGCGCTCCGGACCGAGGCGCGGGCGCTCGTCGTCGAGGCCATCGTGCCCAACGCGGACGCGCGCCTGCAGCCGGGGCTGTTCGCGACGGCGCGGCTGGAGCTGCCGGCCGCGGAGCGCACCGTGTTCGTCCCGTCCTCCGCGGTGTACACGCAGGCCGGCGTGTCCTCGCTCTTCGTCGTCCGCGACGCCAGGGCCGAGCTCCGCTTCGTCCAGCTCGGGCGCGAGGTGGGCGAGCAGGTGGAGGTGCTGCGCGGCCTGAAGGCGGGTGAGATCGTCGTGGCCCGCCAGGCGCCCGGTCTGGCCGACGGCGTGGCCGTCGCGGTCGCCCGCGGTGGGCGCTAG
- a CDS encoding sigma 54-interacting transcriptional regulator: protein MPQPPEPLEPGPPSTKADLLTALSALGRALGEELKPERLLDEFCRHLRPLLPHERLTVSRLDDSGQTFTVFAEHAAAGPLLHAGHYTTDFKPEGRNLVADSAIRPAFEGERLLVTDFRNDPRFARLSPRERAVVDAGYRSAVVLPLRSSGRVIGALVACSRTIGAYGPAQLELAAEVADLIGPFVDSTARLYAERRRRQRLGALQSLPIALAESLNVQDVFTRLADAVRPILDFEVMGVGLLSGREIKILAEVNDNLGEGAHGAMRLEDFSFADRVEGGEAVVMSDAPAELDPSWPGDRMMIDEGARSTLCVPLRFGEQVGGALYFGKREPYWFDPSHEEVASAIAAQVVLAIQHQRLAEEQRRVAVVEDRARRLEEHLTTLRSELGEQYGFGRLIGRSPEFREALARAERVTPTDVTTLLTGESGTGKELVARAIHHASPRADGPFVAVNCAALPETLLESELFGHERGAFTGADRQKPGRFERARGGTLFLDEVGELSPGVQAKLLRVLQEREFERVGGTSTVRADVRVIAATNRDLARSVAEGAFRADLYYRLHVFPVHLPALRERGEDVLLLAEHFVRDLGARMGKGEVGISRDASDALLSHPWPGNIRELQNAVERALIMSDGRLITADQLGLRPRGQAGEAGAPSAVHVFSGLAAGSSLAQWERQLVLDGLRRAGGNKSRAARLLGLTRSQLYTRLKRCGPEP from the coding sequence ATGCCGCAGCCCCCGGAACCGTTGGAGCCCGGCCCGCCCAGCACGAAAGCCGATCTGCTGACCGCGCTGTCGGCCCTCGGCCGGGCGCTCGGCGAGGAGCTCAAGCCTGAGCGGCTCCTGGATGAGTTCTGCAGGCACCTTCGTCCGCTGCTGCCCCACGAGCGGCTGACGGTCAGCCGGCTGGACGACTCGGGCCAGACCTTCACCGTGTTCGCCGAGCACGCCGCGGCGGGCCCCCTGCTCCATGCAGGCCACTACACCACGGACTTCAAGCCCGAGGGTCGCAATCTCGTCGCGGACTCGGCCATCCGTCCGGCCTTCGAGGGCGAGCGTCTCCTGGTGACGGATTTCCGGAACGACCCGCGGTTCGCGCGCCTGAGCCCGCGCGAGCGGGCCGTGGTGGATGCAGGCTACCGCTCCGCCGTCGTCCTGCCCCTCAGGAGCAGCGGGCGCGTGATCGGCGCTCTGGTCGCCTGCAGCCGCACCATAGGCGCCTACGGGCCGGCACAGCTGGAGCTGGCCGCGGAGGTCGCCGACCTCATCGGCCCCTTCGTCGACAGCACGGCGCGGCTCTACGCCGAGCGCCGCCGCCGGCAACGGCTCGGGGCGCTGCAGAGCCTCCCGATCGCCCTGGCCGAGAGCCTGAACGTCCAGGACGTCTTCACGCGGCTGGCGGACGCGGTCCGGCCGATCCTGGACTTCGAGGTCATGGGCGTGGGGCTCCTGTCCGGTCGAGAGATCAAGATCCTCGCCGAGGTGAACGACAACCTGGGCGAGGGGGCGCACGGGGCGATGCGCCTCGAGGATTTCTCGTTCGCCGACCGGGTGGAGGGCGGGGAGGCCGTGGTCATGTCCGATGCGCCCGCAGAGCTGGACCCGTCCTGGCCGGGAGACCGCATGATGATCGACGAAGGGGCCCGCTCGACTCTCTGCGTCCCGCTCCGATTCGGTGAGCAGGTGGGCGGAGCCCTGTACTTCGGCAAGCGGGAGCCCTACTGGTTCGACCCCTCGCATGAGGAGGTCGCCAGCGCGATCGCGGCCCAGGTCGTGCTCGCCATCCAGCACCAGCGCCTCGCCGAGGAGCAGCGACGGGTCGCGGTGGTCGAGGACCGGGCCCGCCGTCTCGAGGAGCACCTGACCACGCTGCGCTCTGAGCTGGGAGAGCAATACGGGTTCGGGCGTCTCATCGGGCGGTCGCCGGAGTTCCGCGAGGCCCTCGCGCGGGCCGAGCGGGTGACTCCGACCGACGTGACCACGCTCCTGACCGGCGAGAGCGGCACCGGAAAGGAGCTGGTCGCCCGGGCCATCCACCACGCCAGCCCGCGGGCCGATGGCCCCTTCGTGGCGGTCAACTGCGCGGCGTTGCCCGAGACGCTGCTCGAGTCCGAGCTCTTCGGCCACGAGCGCGGCGCCTTCACCGGCGCGGACCGCCAGAAGCCCGGGCGGTTCGAGCGGGCGCGCGGGGGCACGCTGTTCCTCGACGAGGTCGGCGAGCTGTCGCCGGGCGTGCAGGCCAAGCTCCTCCGGGTGCTCCAGGAGCGCGAGTTCGAGCGCGTCGGTGGCACGAGCACCGTCCGTGCGGACGTCCGCGTGATCGCGGCGACCAACCGCGACCTGGCCCGCTCGGTGGCGGAGGGGGCCTTCAGGGCGGATCTCTACTACCGCCTCCACGTCTTCCCGGTCCACCTGCCGGCGCTCCGCGAGCGGGGAGAGGACGTGCTGTTGCTCGCCGAGCACTTCGTGCGCGACCTCGGGGCGCGCATGGGCAAGGGCGAGGTCGGGATCAGTCGCGACGCGAGCGACGCCCTCCTCTCGCACCCGTGGCCCGGTAACATCCGGGAGCTGCAGAACGCGGTGGAGCGCGCGCTCATCATGTCGGACGGTCGCCTCATCACGGCCGACCAGCTCGGCCTGCGCCCGCGCGGCCAGGCGGGAGAGGCCGGAGCTCCCTCCGCGGTCCACGTCTTCTCGGGGCTGGCTGCGGGCAGCTCGCTGGCCCAGTGGGAGCGCCAGCTCGTCCTGGACGGCCTCCGCCGGGCCGGCGGCAACAAGTCGCGCGCCGCCAGGCTGCTCGGCCTCACGCGCTCCCAGCTCTACACCCGCCTCAAGCGCTGCGGCCCCGAGCCGTAG
- a CDS encoding TlpA family protein disulfide reductase: MKSPGNRTGAPGVCRTDFHVRHTLLKGRGLALLLVSFRESAELVRRTVRERGYTAPVLLDDSGEVTGLRYGVFGPPTVYVVDREGRLLARGAGPRDWSSPAARRLLEALTVPVSR, from the coding sequence GTGAAAAGCCCGGGGAACCGCACGGGCGCCCCGGGAGTTTGTCGAACCGACTTCCATGTCCGCCACACCCTGCTCAAGGGACGCGGGCTCGCGCTGCTGCTCGTGAGCTTCCGCGAGAGCGCCGAGCTGGTGCGGCGCACCGTGCGCGAGCGCGGCTACACGGCGCCCGTGCTCCTCGACGACAGCGGCGAGGTCACCGGCCTCAGATACGGCGTGTTCGGGCCACCCACAGTCTACGTCGTGGACCGGGAGGGCCGCCTCCTGGCCCGCGGCGCCGGGCCGCGCGACTGGTCGAGCCCGGCGGCGCGCAGGCTCCTCGAAGCGCTGACCGTGCCGGTCAGCCGATGA